From Salvia splendens isolate huo1 chromosome 3, SspV2, whole genome shotgun sequence, a single genomic window includes:
- the LOC121795689 gene encoding uncharacterized protein LOC121795689 isoform X8 — protein MDYNDNDYEGQNLDLAGEESSKISVLRPFALPKFDFDDSLHGHLRFDSLVENEVFLGIPSQENNHWIEDFSRGGNGIEFSSSATESCALRRHINVWSEATSSESVEMLLKAVGQEEMVHGEKMVEESDPGDQLGSSTIVVENDSRGACKVDDVNDGIPSLPPAEVVEFSFSSNQSSGVEINQTECTLQVQETKLSSYAVGIDNKDSSLTVAENLSIAVKRADNNQGETCGLVDESLPHQMQEDLPVHGKEIDNSNSSSMNFDVNAREYVEQDKTSSANFSSSCTAKSTFNPVEEQDIGCNETETRLSGISLEIEHIENQCSRETTSGAQSQKQEDGVDTCIVSMLEVSKGHTIDDSVSNDNVCNKVAVVVEPAASQHGDVSGPETKQLSESCIMLHERSSIVLPEEGIQDLGIGGNDAATPAFNGGNDLKQGTVIQSSEMHKTLVGKEDVSAESNSSPETPSAAYEPTILHDVLDNPSEKDNDRKTDDTVGESGQSIGSIVSRECSEKSVNDGMEDSQNIPAPPKEEEDSVNPPLQGESIWTSKKDIISMQIDAHESAVNGSAHEEESEKLPFDSHEMVLDDVEKEVGSSCPAEAVEVQKPTGSKPGSPIGYDPALNSEVEGKILAASPAEGDQFAYSREHIPPLSDTEHKDQSRETESVALKQPSHSDPKEALDNNELCPATEIDNDTIAASVTGEIKTSHQSGFLLEISSDNIPDEASKELNKLMDDPANALVAQNDGIEAAPSKEQMIAESERDITDNSSKLSVTSSTVEIDISNKDDVPAPGASCTDLSQIEVNEHASPKKINLENPGKLSNRSQTSGVNEPCKEDETFTFDTRPLESRSTEDADKSMQSFPALQACKMPTGEGLPEAAVCSQTDPIVVKETSHVGSSTPGVCPPSGGVGATSERKSRRGGSRSGKVSLKKGNLAKETSALKQTEKGEKSSPFMSPSAAGKLMVFESGVKPRGHVTIPTSSMPDLNTSAPSSSFFQQPFTDLQQVQLRAQIFVYGSLIQGAAPDEACMVSAFDGGRSSWERSWRACVERFHGKKSQGNNTGTPVPSRSAARPSIKAIPSPVHSAIPLSSPLWNVSTPSGEALPPGSMSRSAVIDYQAVSPLNPYQTPPLRNYVTHSTWAAQAPPAPFPVPWLASSQSSPFEISTSYPAFQSTEPVKLTAVKESPLPITSGLKHGPPIPTTNTGATAVLVGASPLDLKKVKASSRKTCETKTRKRKKSSGSEDVVQVTATALSDAVSAQSVPSQISNKAPTVEDLSRVSFIAQNQVGLLPRPVVGSYYSTSVAVSTPSTFSPKGPPSNQAFPVATPSISSGHLSKGDINMDKRAFSAEGFSKVEQAKLQAQEAAAHAATAITHCDGVWSQLELQKSYGLTLDAESKLVSAAAAIAAAASVAKAAAAAAKIAADAAVQAKQMADEVLTKSGTSTSTEYNSNSLYNSINLVSALPTSISKGGDRNNTPSLMISAAREAARKRIEAASAATRHAENLDAILKAAELAAEAVAHAGKVVAMGDPFSLTALAEAGPSNYWKAPQVVGITGSKSNDLNNGKSISTNAVEVPGVNSQQKEPDKDVWGTSHNMSPTERGSSKDTSDRVTLVANIKPHDDTTLLDSAKTMFVDRYPDFESRSNISSTSMREGSLVEVLKDRGDSTKAWFSARVLSLKDVEALVCYDTLQSDEGSEQLKEWIMIEAKDGHAPKIRVPLMTSVQLEGTRKRRRSAVKNYTWSVGDQVDVWLQDCWREGIIAEKNKTDATSFSVHFPAQGETLPVKLWHLRPSLVWSEGKWTEWHKAERDDTQKGDTPAEKRPKLGSTSIEAKGKAKMVKNIDFAEVGGNEEPKLPLSANEKVFTIGSTKEENKLNMARKMRSGLEKEGSKVVFGVPKPGKKRKFMEVSKHYVSDRISKTNVPNDSAKLSKFLMPQGSGSRGFKGTSKEKQVADSKIRPPKSGKPPSVPSRTLARRDDSTSTRSNARTTSSDHISKESMSNDENESSEQNLAEVDEATQGAMVFSSQAPSQENLKKAVRNIKPERLNQGKLAPASRKLAKDEATEKLISEASEPRRSNRRIQPTSRLLEGLQSSLIISKIPSSSHDKGHRSRTKATVRGNNNRG, from the exons ATGGACTACAATGACAATGACTATGAAGGCCAGAATCTTGACTTAGCTGGTGAAGAGAGCTCTAAAATTTCTGTTTTGAGACCCTTTGCTCTACCAAAGTTTGATTTTGATGACAGTCTTCACGGGCATCTGAGATTTGACAGTTTAGTTGAAAACGAAGTTTTCCTTGGTATTCCAAGTCAGGAAAACAACCATTGGATAGAAGATTTCTCTCGGGGAGGTAATGGAATAGAGTTCAGCTCCAGTGCAACAGAATCTTGTGCTTTGCGGAGGCATATCAATGTCTGGTCTGAGGCAACATCATCTGAATCTGTTGAAATGTTGTTAAAGGCAGTTGGACAGGAAGAAATGGTACATGGTGAAAAGATGGTTGAGGAATCAGATCCAGGTGATCAGCTGGGTAGCTCAACAATAGTAGTAGAGAACGATTCGAGGGGTGCTTGTAAAGTTGATGATGTCAATGATGGGATTCCTTCATTACCCCCAGCTGAAGTTGTTGAATTTTCTTTTAGTTCAAATCAATCTTCAGGAGTTGAAATCAATCAGACTGAATGTACTTTACAGGTCCAGGAGACAAAACTTTCCTCTTATGCAGTAGGTATTGATAACAAAGATAGTAGTTTAACTGTGGCAGAAAACTTGAGCATTGCAGTGAAGAGGGCTGACAATAATCAAGGGGAAACTTGTGGTTTGGTGGATGAGTCTCTGCCCCATCAAATGCAAGAAGACCTACCAGTTCACGGAAAAGAGATTGACAATTCTAATAGCTCTTCTATGAATTTTGATGTTAATGCTAGGGAATATGTGGAACAGGATAAGACTAGCAGTGCCAATTTTAGTTCAAGTTGTACAGCAAAAAGTACTTTTAATCCTGTCGAGGAGCAAGACATAGGATGCAATGAAACTGAAACAAGATTGAGTGGGATTTCTCTTGAAATCGAACATATTGAGAATCAGTGTTCTCGTGAAACCACTTCAGGTGCACAGTCCCAGAAACAAGAGGATGGAGTTGATACTTGTATTGTTAGTATGTTGGAAGTATCCAAAGGGCATACAATAGACGACTCTGTATCCAATGATAATGTGTGCAATAAGGTTGCAGTAGTTGTTGAACCTGCAGCAAGTCAACATGGTGATGTCTCAGGCCCAGAGACTAAGCAGCTGTCTGAAAGTTGTATCATGTTACATGAGAGGTCATCTATAGTGCTTCCGGAAGAAGGTATTCAGGATCTTGGTATAGGAGGCAATGATGCTGCCACCCCTGCATTTAATGGCGGTAATGATCTGAAGCAGGGTACTGTTATTCAATCATCAGAAATGCACAAAACACTTGTTGGAAAGGAAGATGTCTCTGCTGAAAGTAACAGCTCTCCTGAGACTCCATCTGCTGCATATGAGCCCACTATATTACATGACGTGCTAGATAATCCTTCTGAGAAAGACAATGACCGCAAAACTGATGATACAGTAGGTGAATCTGGTCAATCAATAGGTTCAATAGTTTCTAGAGAATGTTCTGAGAAATCAGTCAATGATGGTATGGAAGATTCTCAAAACATTCCTGCACCACCAAAAGAGGAAGAGGATAGTGTGAACCCTCCATTACAGGGTGAGAGCATATGGACATCCAAGAAAGATATTATCTCTATGCAGATTGATGCTCATGAAAGTGCTGTAAATGGTTCTGCCCATGAGGAAGAAAGTGAAAAGTTGCCTTTTGATTCACATGAGATGGTCCTTGATGATGTTGAAAAAGAAGTTGGATCCAGTTGTCCTGCAGAGGCAGTTGAAGTCCAGAAACCTACTGGATCAAAACCTGGTAGTCCTATTGGGTATGATCCAG CATTGAATTCTGAAGTTGAAGGTAAAATCTTGGCAGCATCACCTGCTGAAGGAGATCAGTTCGCTTACTCTCGCGAGCATATCCCACCACTATCTGATACGGAGCACAAGGATCAAAGTAGAGAAACCGAGTCTGTTGCTCTTAAACAACCAAGTCATTCAGATCCAAAGGAGGCACTAGATAATAATGAGCTTTGCCCTGCTACTGAAATTGATAACGATACAATTGCTGCTTCTGTAACAGGAGAAATAAAGACAAGCCATCAATCTGGTTTCCTCTTAGAGATTTCCAGTGACAACATTCCTGATGAAGCCTCCAAGGAGTTAAATAAACTAATGGATGATCCTGCCAATGCTTTGGTAGCTCAAAATGATGGAATTGAAGCCGCACCTTCTAAAGAACAAATGATAGCAGAATCAGAAAGAGACATCACAGATAATTCTTCAAAATTGTCAG TAACCAGCAGTACTGTAGAAATTGATATATCAAACAAGGATGATGTCCCTGCCCCTGGTGCTAGCTGTACTGACCTTTCACAAATTGAAGTAAACGAGCATGCTTCTCCTAAGAAGATCAATCTTGAAAATCCTGGCAAATTATCAAATAGATCTCAGACTTCAGGAGTTAACGAGCCGTGCAAAGAAGATGAGACCTTTACTTTTGACACCAGGCCTTTGGAAAGTCGATCTACTGAAGATGCTGACAAGAGTATGCAATCATTTCCGGCACTTCAAGCTTGTAAAATGCCG ACTGGTGAAGGATTGCCTGAAGCTGCTGTTTGCAGCCAGACGGATCCAATCGTTGTGAAGGAAACTTCTCATGTTGGTTCTTCAACACCTGGTGTTTGCCCTCCATCTGGAGGTGTTGGAGCTACCTCTGAGCGTAAATCAAGACGTGGCGGCAGTAGATCTGGAAAGGTAAGTTTAAAAAAGGGAAATCTAGCAAAAGAAACATCTGCTCTGAAGCAGACTGAAAAGGGGGAGAAATCATCTCCATTTATGAGTCCATCAGCAGCTGGTAAACTCATGGTGTTTGAAAGTGGTGTGAAGCCGAGAGGGCATGTTACAATTCCTACATCCAGTATGCCTGATCTTAACACCTCTGCTCCATCATCTTCGTTCTTTCAGCAGCCTTTTACAGATTTGCAACAAGTGCAACTTCGAGCACAAATCTTTGTTTACGGATCTCTTAT ACAAGGAGCAGCACCTGATGAAGCTTGTATGGTTTCAGCCTTTG ATGGAGGTAGGAGCTCTTGGGAGCGGTCTTGGCGTGCGTGTGTAGAAAGATTTCATGGTAAAAAATCCCAGGGAAATAATACTGGAACTCCTGTACCCTCGCGTTCTG CAGCTCGGCCAAGTATCAAAGCTATCCCTTCTCCAGTTCACTCAGCGATCCCTCTCTCGTCTCCCTTGTGGAATGTATCTACTCCTTCTGGGGAAGCTCTGCCTCCAGGTAGCATGTCTAGAAGTGCTGTGATTGATTATCAGGCTGTTTCTCCTTTGAATCCTTACCAGACACCACCTTTGCGGAATTATGTTACACATTCTACTTGGGCAGCGCAAGCCCCTCCTGCTCCCTTCCCTGTGCCGTGGCTTGCTTCTTCACAAAGTTCTCCTTTTGAAATCAGTACTAGCTATCCTGCATTCCAAAGTACGGAACCAGTAAAACTGACAGCAGTTAAAGAATCACCTTTGCCTATTACCTCTGGCCTGAAGCATGGTCCTCCTATTCCTACAACTAATACTGGAGCAACCGCTGTGTTAGTTGGGGCTTCTCCACTTGACTTGAAAAAGGTTAAAGCATCATCTAGAAAGACTTGTGAGACGAAAACTAGAAAGAGGAAGAAGTCTTCTGGTTCCGAGGATGTTGTACAGGTTACTGCCACTGCTCTATCAGATGCTGTCTCTGCTCAATCAGTACCTAGCCAGATATCTAACAAGGCTCCTACAGTCGAAGATCTTAGTCGGGTATCTTTTATAGCTCAGAATCAAGTAGGATTATTGCCGAGACCTGTTGTTGGAAGTTATTATTCTACATCTGTTGCCGTCTCAACACCTTCAACCTTTTCGCCTAAAGGCCCTCCCTCCAACCAGGCTTTTCCTGTGGCAACaccttcaatttcaagtggtcATCTCAGTAAAGGCGATATAAATATGGATAAGAGGGCTTTCAGTGCTGAGGGTTTTAGCAAAGTTGAGCAGGCTAAGTTGCAAGCACAGGAGGCTGCTGCTCATGCTGCTACTGCCATAACTCATTGTGATGGTGTTTGGAGCCAGTTGGAACTGCAAAAAAGTTATGGCTTGACATTAGATGCTGAGTCTAAATTGGtgtctgctgctgctgctatAGCAGCTGCTGCATCTGTTGCAAAGGCAGCAGCTGCAGCTGCTAAGATTGCAGCAGATGCTGCAGTGCAAGCAAAACAAATGGCTGATGAAGTATTGACCAAGTCTGGAACGTCCACTTCCACTGAATATAATTCTAATTCCTTATATAATTCCATTAATTTGGTAAGTGCGTTACCTACATCCATTTCAAAGGGTGGGGATCGAAATAATACTCCCAGTTTAATGATATCTGCTGCTAGAGAAGCTGCTAGGAAGAGAATTGAGGCTGCTTCAGCTGCGACCAGGCATGCAGAGAATCTTGATGCCATTCTCAAGGCAGCTGAATTGGCTGCAGAAGCTGTTGCACATGCTGGAAAAGTTGTTGCCATGGGTGATCCTTTCTCTTTGACTGCTCTAGCAGAGGCAGGGCCAAGCAATTATTGGAAAGCCCCACAGGTGGTTGGTATCACTGGTTCTAAATCAAATGACTTGAATAATGGTAAATCTATTAGTACAAATGCTGTGGAAGTGCCTGGTGTTAATAGTCAACAGAAAGAACCTGATAAGGATGTATGGGGTACAAGTCATAATATGTCTCCTACTGAAAGAGGGTCATCAAAAGACACTAGTGATCGTGTCACACTGGTTGCAAATATTAAGCCCCACGATGACACAACATTATTAGACTCAGCTAAAACTATGTTTGTTGATCGCTATCCAGATTTCGAGTCAAGATCAAACATTTCATCCACAAGCATGAGAGAGGGTTCTCTTGTTGAG GTTCTTAAAGATCGTGGTGACTCAACGAAGGCCTGGTTCTCAGCCCGTGTACTTAGTTTGAAGGATGTTGAAGCGCTTGTTTGTTATGATACACTACAATCGGATGAAG GATCTGAGCAACTCAAGGAGTGGATAATGATAGAAGCTAAAGATGGTCATGCTCCTAAAATACGTGTTCCTCTTATGACTAGTGTGCAACTTGAAGGAACAAGGAAGAGGAGACGTTCTGCTGTAAAAAACTACACCTGGTCTGTTGGAGACCAAGTTGACGTATGGTTGCAAGATTG CTGGCGTGAAGGCATTATCGCAGAAAAGAACAAGACAGATGCGACTTCATTCAGTGTCCATTTTCCAG CTCAAGGAGAGACATTACCGGTCAAATTGTGGCATCTTCGACCATCTTTAGTTTGGAGTGAAGGCAAATGGACTGAATGGCACAAAGCAGAGCGCGATGACACTCAAAAG GGAGATACACCAGCTGAGAAGCGACCAAAGCTGGGAAGTACCAGTATTGAGGCAAAAGGGAAAGCTAAGATGGTTAAAAACATTGATTTTGCAGAAGTTGGTGGAAATGAAGAACCGAAATTGCCTTTGTCTGCTAATGAAAAGGTTTTTACTATTGGTAGTACAAAGGAGGAGAACAAATTGAACATGGCTCGGAAAATGAGGTCTGGTTTGGAGAAAGAAGGATCCAAAGTTGTATTTGGTGTCCCTAAGCCTGGGAAGAAGAGAAAATTCATGGAAGTAAGCAAGCATTATGTTTCTGATAGAATCTCCAAGACTAATGTGCCTAATGATTCGGCGAAGTTATCCAAATTTCTGATGCCTCAAGGATCAGGGTCTCGGGGATTCAAAGGTACTTCCAAAGAAAAACAAGTAGCTGATTCTAAAATAAGACCACCTAAGTCTGGGAAACCACCAAGTGTGCCAAGTAGAACTTTAGCACGAAGAGATGACTCTACCTCTACACGATCTAATGCACGTACTACATCATCAGATCATATATCAAAAGAGTCTATGAGTAATGATGAGAATGAATCATCTGAACAAAACCTTGCTGAAGTTGATGAGGCCACACAAGGAGCTATGGTATTCTCTTCTCAAGCTCCTTCTCAAGAAAACCTTAAGAAAGCAGTGAGGAATATTAAACCTGAACGTCTCAACCAAGGGAAACTTGCTCCTGCTAGTAGGAAATTAGCAAAAGATGAAGCAACTGAAAAGTTAATATCTGAAGCCTCTGAACCCCGCCGATCGAATCGCCGAATTCAGCCAACATCACGG CTGTTGGAAGGCTTGCAAAGTTCGCTGATAATCTCAAAAATACCATCGTCTTCTCATGACAAGGGGCACAGGAGTCGCACCAAAGCTACAGTCAGAG GGAATAACAATCGTGGCTGA